The nucleotide window GAGGAGGATGAGAGCGACTGAGGTGTGATTTCGACCGTTGGATTTGCGACCGCATTCTCTGACATTGAGAACCGTTGATGGCGAGCAGAGGTCGGGGTTCGCAATGAAGCTGTCGTCGTAGAAGCTTTTTTGGAATCCCGCCGGGACCTCGCCCGAGAGCTTGTTCGAGGATAGATTCAAGAACGGCAGCTTAAGCTCCGCCATCGCCGGTGGGATCTCGCCGGTGAGCTGGTTCCCGGAGAGGTCCAGCAGCTTCAACACCGGCAGAGACCCGAGCTCGACGGGGATCTCCCCGGAGAGCTCGTTGTAACTCAAATTGAGTATGCTGATGTTCCTCAGTGCTGAGATCGATCGAGGGATCCCTCTGGAGATCCGGTTCCCTTGGAGGGACAAGAACTGGAGTCTTGAGATGCCAGTGAGATTCACCGGGATTTCGCCGGAGAACTGGTTGTAAGACGCGTCAAAGACCAGGAGATTCTCCGCCCTCGATGGTATCTCGCCGGAAAACCTGTTGTTGGCGATCATGAGTATGGAGATATTCCACGAGAGCTTTTGCGGCAGAGTGCCGGAAAGCTGGTTATTATACATCATGACCGTGGTAAGGTTCAGCGCTGACCACAGCCCGGATGGGACATCGCCAGTCAACCAATTGTTATAGACCTGGATATTATCCAACGTCAAGCAGTGATCGAGGAAGTCCGGCAACCTCCCGGTGAGATTATTATTAAAAGCAACCACCGACGTCAGAGTCCCACCGGCGCAAAGCCCAGCGGGAAGCTCACCGGAGATCCTATTATTACTGACATCAAATTCCCACAGCTTCGAGTGTTTACCAAACTCTGGTGACAAAACCCCAGTGAGATTATTATCGAAGAACCGGACGCTGGTCAATGAAGGAAGCAAACTAACACTCGATGGGATCTCTCCAGAGAATTTGTTGAAGTAAATGCCAAGACCTGTCAAACTGTTGAGCTTTCCAAAATCTTCAGGTATTGTTCCTGTAAGCTGATTAATTCCAATATCTATGTTCACAAGGTTAAGAGCTCCAATTGTGCCATTAATCTTACCAGAGAGATGGTTGGCATACAAGTAAAGGTACTCAAGATTTGGCAGCATCCAGATGCTGGCCGGGATCGGACCAGTGAGGTTGTTCCTAGCGAGATCGAGTTGCTGAAGAGCTGAGAGATTGGAGAAAGAGTCTGGGATGTTGCCGATGAGATTAGCTTGAGTCATCCAAAGAAAGCGAAGGTTCTTGAGTTTGCCAAACTCCAGGGGAATGGTTGCTGGAGTAAACGGATTGTAGGCAAGCCAAAGTGTTTGGAGAGAGTGGAGTTGTCCGAGCTCAGCCGGAAACGAGCCGTTGAAAAGGTTATTATCGAGAATAAGAGACTGGATATTTGGAAGTTGGCCTATCCTTGGAGGTATATCACCACTGAAGTTGTTAGCTTCGAGGCTGAGATATACAAGGGAAGAAGAGATGCGATTGATATCGGAAGGGATGGTTCCAACTAAGAGGTTTTGGCCAAGGTCAAGGTACTCGAGATTTGAGCAGTTGTACAAGGATGTTGGGAATTGGCCGGAGATGTAGTTGTCGTAGAGGTCGATGTGGGTTAGGTTGGTGAGGTTGCAGAAAGAGTCAGGAATTGGGCCATAGATGTTTTGGTTGGGGAGTGAGATGTCTGTGATGAAATCATATGATGAGCAGGTGATGCCAAACCAGTTGCAGTgtgctgttgttgttgtgctCCTGTTGTTGTCTTCCCAAGATTGGAGTGATGTAGGGTTGCTCCAGAAGTTCTTGATTTGTAATAAGGTTTGCTTCTCTTGTTCTCGTGTGAGGGATGATGCTTTGGGATATAGGCTGGAGATTGTTAGAGTGAAGAGGATGATGGCGGgaattgttggtgttttttCCATTGTAGCGCTCTGGGTACACTTCTTAAGTGTTGTATGGGAGTTATATAATGTTTTTCACACGGGGGTGGTCCTTTTAAGTTTTCCATCCTCCACCACAGAAAAGTAAACCCGATAttaaactataataaataattcattcTAGTTTTGTACATGCATGCGAAAGTTTGAGCTTTTGAGTAAGTGAACAGGGCCTTCCACACTGATAGGAGAAAGTATCCAATTCTGAGGCCTTCTACGCGAGATGATCGCCAGTTCGCCACCTTGATTTGCAGGTtgcaagtttcaaatacatcaaTCAGTGCTTGATTCAGTATTTGCACTGATTACCCTGGTAAAAATATCTTCTTGATTGagtgatttgtttatttatgccAGCACTTTTGTACTTCTTCGACTATATACTTTATCTTTTATGTACTTCATTTTTGCTTGCCTAATTCCTGTAAAAACAATTTCatgttcttcaattttttttaataaatttgttttttcttaaatgaaCATCTTTCAAATAAGGAATGTGGTGACGTCTAGGCTCTAGTCCCCACATCTTGAGTAGTATCCTTAAATTCTTATTTGATTATTTCcctttattaattaaaacaatgcaCGCCACAAAACTTTGGATAAGCTTCAttcacaaaatttatatttgaacAATTTCATTTAGAGTTCACTTTCCAATGACATGTATTCAATGAATTTGATATCATACATTTAATATAGCAAGGACTTTAGGACTTCTTTTGATTGGAGACAACATAGtactaaataatttcaaattttaataaataaaaaaatctcttaaatAAAGTGTCTGTTTATACAAAACATGATGGTAAAAAAGGTAAAAGGTTGGTTAGATAAATGAAGAATGTcttaattgtgatatttatgGTTAGTTTGAcacttaaaaaatttgaaatacaatataatatatcttatataatttttctactattttattttataaataggaCAATAGTACCATAAAAAAACAGTAATTAAGTAGATCATAACTTCACaaatttattttgcaaaaagGTATGGTACAAAAATTTTGTCAGCATAACTAaatgaaaaacattattttttgttaaaataagatTACTCTTAACCTATCTAAATCTtgcaaaacttaaaaaaatttaaaaaattggggCTAGGGTTTACTCTCTAAATATGGGTTTTATGTGttttcactacaaaaaaattgttatatagtGACAGTCAAAAATCCGTCACTAAAACCTCATTTTCTGTCACTATAGCCATATTCATGCTAAAGTGACGGCCATAAACTCTATTGCAACagtaaaatttttgtcaaattatcccTTGACGCTATAggtttatattgataaaaattaagcCTGTTGCAATATCCCATTGGCATATACTGACAGCAAAGAATATGTTGTTATAACCTATACTGACAGACATGTCCGTCACTTTATCCTTATtcttaaataattctaaaagttTTTACTGACGGATAATATCGTTAGTATAGCTATAGGGATgaagtttttaaaagtttttattgatGGATAATACCGTCATTATATctataatgttgaaatttttaaaattttttattgacgAAT belongs to Dioscorea cayenensis subsp. rotundata cultivar TDr96_F1 chromosome 17, TDr96_F1_v2_PseudoChromosome.rev07_lg8_w22 25.fasta, whole genome shotgun sequence and includes:
- the LOC120280012 gene encoding receptor-like protein kinase HSL1: MEKTPTIPAIILFTLTISSLYPKASSLTREQEKQTLLQIKNFWSNPTSLQSWEDNNRSTTTTAHCNWFGITCSSYDFITDISLPNQNIYGPIPDSFCNLTNLTHIDLYDNYISGQFPTSLYNCSNLEYLDLGQNLLVGTIPSDINRISSSLVYLSLEANNFSGDIPPRIGQLPNIQSLILDNNLFNGSFPAELGQLHSLQTLWLAYNPFTPATIPLEFGKLKNLRFLWMTQANLIGNIPDSFSNLSALQQLDLARNNLTGPIPASIWMLPNLEYLYLYANHLSGKINGTIGALNLVNIDIGINQLTGTIPEDFGKLNSLTGLGIYFNKFSGEIPSSVSLLPSLTSVRFFDNNLTGVLSPEFGKHSKLWEFDVSNNRISGELPAGLCAGGTLTSVVAFNNNLTGRLPDFLDHCLTLDNIQVYNNWLTGDVPSGLWSALNLTTVMMYNNQLSGTLPQKLSWNISILMIANNRFSGEIPSRAENLLVFDASYNQFSGEIPVNLTGISRLQFLSLQGNRISRGIPRSISALRNISILNLSYNELSGEIPVELGSLPVLKLLDLSGNQLTGEIPPAMAELKLPFLNLSSNKLSGEVPAGFQKSFYDDSFIANPDLCSPSTVLNVRECGRKSNGRNHTSVALILLLVLGGLALLGMVLFTIVVVIKDSKGRRIVVGLDLGPWKLTSFFQSLDFTAERILKGLTDENLIGSGGCGQVYKIILGNCSGEIMAVKKIRNSKKLDFRREKEFRAEVQILGTIRHTNIYSETHCLHL